Proteins encoded by one window of Burkholderia plantarii:
- the aceE gene encoding pyruvate dehydrogenase (acetyl-transferring), homodimeric type — MNQPSTLPDVDPQETREWLEAMQAVVEVEGRPRAHYLIDQLLDYDVGTHGDLYARVTTPYVNTIPAKNQPHYPGDLAIERRLGAYIRWNAMAMVLRAGRHSNVGGHIATYASAAVLYETGFNHFFRGRTESFDGDLVYIQGHSAPGIYGRAFLEGRISEEQLENFRREAGRDGISSYPHPRLMPNFWQFPTVSMGLGPLTAAYQARFMRYLEYRGLKQHQGRKVWAFLGDGEMDQPESLAAISLGGRESLDNLIFVVNCNLQRLDGPVRGNSKVMQELEGNFRAAGWNVIKVVWGSGWDRLLEQDRTGLLRRRMMECVDGDYQTFKSQNGAYVREHFFGKYPELLEMVADMSDDEIWALSRGGHDPEKVYAAYERAVNHKGQPTVILAKTVKGFGMGEAGEGQNINHQLKKMSADAVRVFRDRFALPLSDEQLAEMAYLKPEPGSEEARYFEQRRASLGGHVPARFSDVPRLDVPPLSAFASQLKDSGDRGASTTMAFVRILSTLLKDPNLSKIVVPIVPDESRTFGMEGMFRQIGIHSYMGQLYTPQDAGQLSYYKEAKDGQILQEGINESGAISSWIAAGTSYSTHGLTTIPFYIFYSMFGLQRVGDLAWAAGDARTRGFLLGATSGRTTLMGEGLQHDDGHSHVLSSVIPCCVSYDPTFSYELAVIIQDGLRRMYQEQEDVFYYITLLNENYPHPGLPEGAEAGILKGLYQFSKGAATEADAPRVQLMGSGSILREVIAAAELLKQDFSIDSDVWSATSLTELRREGLQAERWNLLHPDDEQRTPYVQQCLHGHTGPLVVATDYMKIVGDQIRPYVTDRRLVSLGTDGFGRSDTRESLRTFFEVDRHFIVLAALKALADDGKIARARVGEAIKRYGIDTEKLDPTTV, encoded by the coding sequence ATGAACCAACCGTCCACGCTACCGGACGTTGACCCACAGGAAACCCGCGAGTGGCTGGAGGCAATGCAGGCTGTAGTGGAAGTCGAGGGGCGCCCGCGCGCGCACTATCTGATCGATCAGCTGCTGGACTACGACGTGGGCACGCACGGCGATCTGTACGCGCGCGTCACGACCCCTTACGTCAACACGATTCCGGCAAAAAACCAGCCGCACTATCCGGGCGACCTCGCCATCGAGCGGCGCCTGGGCGCCTACATCCGCTGGAACGCGATGGCGATGGTGCTGCGCGCGGGCCGGCACTCGAACGTGGGCGGACACATCGCGACCTACGCCTCGGCCGCGGTGCTCTATGAAACGGGCTTCAATCACTTTTTCCGCGGTCGCACCGAATCGTTCGACGGCGATCTCGTCTACATCCAGGGCCACTCGGCGCCCGGCATCTATGGCCGCGCGTTCCTCGAAGGCCGCATCAGCGAGGAACAGCTGGAGAACTTCCGCCGCGAGGCGGGCCGCGACGGCATCTCGTCCTACCCTCACCCGCGGCTGATGCCGAACTTCTGGCAGTTCCCGACCGTGTCGATGGGGCTGGGGCCGCTGACGGCCGCCTATCAGGCGCGCTTCATGCGCTACCTCGAATATCGCGGCCTGAAGCAGCATCAGGGCCGCAAGGTGTGGGCCTTCCTCGGCGACGGCGAGATGGACCAGCCGGAATCGCTGGCGGCGATTTCGCTGGGCGGGCGCGAAAGCCTCGACAACCTGATCTTCGTCGTCAACTGCAACCTGCAGCGGCTCGACGGGCCAGTGCGCGGCAACAGCAAGGTGATGCAGGAACTGGAAGGCAATTTCCGCGCCGCGGGCTGGAACGTCATCAAGGTGGTGTGGGGCAGCGGCTGGGACCGCCTGCTCGAACAGGACCGCACGGGGCTGCTGCGCCGGCGCATGATGGAGTGCGTCGACGGCGATTACCAGACTTTCAAGTCGCAGAACGGCGCCTACGTGCGCGAACATTTCTTCGGCAAGTATCCCGAGCTGCTGGAAATGGTGGCCGACATGTCCGACGACGAGATCTGGGCGCTCTCGCGCGGCGGCCACGATCCGGAGAAGGTCTACGCCGCCTATGAGCGCGCGGTAAATCACAAGGGCCAGCCGACCGTGATCCTGGCCAAGACGGTCAAGGGCTTCGGGATGGGCGAGGCCGGTGAAGGCCAGAACATCAACCACCAGTTGAAGAAGATGAGCGCGGACGCCGTGCGCGTGTTCCGCGACCGCTTCGCGCTGCCGCTGTCCGACGAGCAACTGGCCGAGATGGCCTACCTGAAGCCGGAGCCGGGCAGCGAGGAGGCGCGCTACTTCGAGCAGCGCCGCGCGAGCCTGGGCGGCCACGTGCCGGCCCGCTTCAGCGACGTGCCGCGCCTCGACGTGCCGCCGCTGTCGGCGTTCGCGAGCCAGCTGAAGGACAGCGGCGATCGCGGCGCCTCCACCACCATGGCATTCGTGCGGATCCTCTCCACGCTGCTGAAGGATCCGAACCTGAGCAAGATCGTGGTGCCGATCGTGCCCGACGAATCGCGCACGTTCGGCATGGAAGGCATGTTCCGCCAGATCGGCATCCACTCGTACATGGGCCAGCTCTACACGCCGCAGGATGCCGGCCAGCTCAGCTACTACAAGGAAGCCAAGGACGGCCAGATCCTGCAGGAAGGGATCAACGAGTCGGGCGCGATCTCGTCGTGGATCGCGGCCGGCACGTCCTACAGCACGCACGGCCTGACCACCATCCCGTTCTACATCTTCTATTCGATGTTCGGGCTGCAGCGCGTGGGTGACCTGGCCTGGGCGGCCGGCGACGCCCGCACGCGCGGCTTCCTGCTGGGCGCCACCTCGGGCCGCACCACGCTGATGGGCGAAGGGCTGCAGCACGACGACGGCCACAGCCACGTGCTGTCGTCGGTGATTCCCTGCTGCGTGTCGTACGACCCGACCTTCTCCTACGAGCTGGCGGTGATCATCCAGGACGGCCTGCGCCGCATGTATCAGGAGCAGGAAGACGTCTTCTACTACATCACGCTGCTCAACGAGAACTACCCGCACCCGGGGCTGCCGGAAGGCGCCGAGGCCGGCATCCTGAAGGGCCTTTACCAGTTCAGCAAAGGCGCCGCCACCGAGGCCGACGCACCGCGCGTGCAGCTGATGGGCAGCGGCTCGATCCTGCGCGAAGTGATCGCGGCCGCGGAACTGCTCAAGCAGGACTTCTCGATCGACAGCGACGTCTGGAGCGCCACGAGCCTGACCGAGCTGCGCCGCGAAGGGCTGCAGGCCGAACGCTGGAACCTGCTGCATCCGGACGACGAGCAGCGCACCCCCTACGTGCAGCAGTGCCTGCACGGCCACACGGGGCCGCTGGTGGTGGCGACCGACTACATGAAGATCGTCGGCGACCAGATCCGCCCGTATGTCACGGACCGCCGGCTCGTCTCGCTCGGCACCGACGGCTTCGGCCGCTCGGACACGCGCGAGTCGCTGCGCACGTTCTTCGAGGTCGACCGCCACTTCATCGTGCTGGCCGCGCTGAAGGCGCTCGCCGACGACGGCAAGATCGCCCGCGCACGCGTCGGCGAGGCGATCAAGCGCTACGGCATCGACACCGAGAAGCTCGATCCGACCACGGTCTGA
- a CDS encoding MarR family winged helix-turn-helix transcriptional regulator — MPTHEPDLWFSFVRTHRRLIREIERRLAEAKLPAYAWYDILWGIESSPEGSRRMHELADSLAVERYNLTRLVDRLEAEGLVTRTRSADDGRAAFVAITKEGRTLRKKMWKIYEATVAELFVSQFDAEQRRLFASALDRAAHAAREAYSSKGAAA; from the coding sequence GTGCCCACCCATGAGCCTGATCTCTGGTTCTCGTTTGTCAGGACCCATCGACGACTGATTCGTGAGATCGAGCGCCGCCTGGCCGAGGCGAAACTGCCCGCCTATGCGTGGTACGACATTCTCTGGGGCATCGAAAGCAGCCCCGAAGGCTCGCGCCGCATGCACGAACTGGCCGACTCGCTGGCCGTCGAGCGCTACAACCTGACCCGCCTCGTCGATCGCCTCGAAGCCGAGGGGCTCGTCACCCGCACGCGCTCGGCCGACGACGGCCGCGCCGCCTTCGTGGCGATCACGAAGGAAGGGCGCACGCTGCGCAAGAAGATGTGGAAGATCTACGAGGCCACCGTCGCCGAACTGTTCGTGTCGCAATTCGACGCCGAGCAGCGCCGGCTGTTCGCGAGCGCGCTCGACCGCGCCGCGCATGCCGCGCGCGAAGCCTATTCCTCGAAGGGCGCCGCGGCCTGA
- a CDS encoding DUF6190 family protein, whose translation MRNTMPFIDASLFLGMHHGDRVIRTRSLDFFHGHFTIGARMNFEQIGICDSVIWRQPRETQDDYYPFMDVLHTDMTFVRQGYETRHLLTAYSDERLAHLRAEQKLLVAQVLAAEAKLYTHDPALRSLPCLAEHLGSFDEASAAGSFPTELENLYHRSKAFLLTGEEWFHVN comes from the coding sequence ATGCGTAACACGATGCCGTTCATCGATGCCTCGCTGTTCCTCGGCATGCATCATGGCGACCGGGTGATCCGCACGCGTTCGCTGGACTTCTTCCATGGCCACTTCACGATCGGGGCCAGGATGAATTTCGAGCAGATCGGCATCTGCGACTCGGTCATCTGGCGGCAGCCGCGCGAAACCCAGGACGACTACTACCCGTTCATGGATGTGCTGCACACCGACATGACATTCGTGCGGCAGGGCTACGAGACGCGCCACCTGCTGACCGCGTACTCGGACGAGCGGCTCGCCCACCTGCGTGCCGAGCAGAAGCTGCTGGTGGCGCAGGTGCTGGCCGCCGAGGCCAAGCTCTACACGCACGATCCGGCGCTGCGCAGCCTGCCGTGCCTGGCCGAGCATCTCGGTTCATTCGACGAGGCGTCGGCCGCGGGCAGCTTCCCGACCGAGCTCGAAAACCTCTATCACCGCTCGAAGGCGTTTCTGCTGACGGGCGAGGAGTGGTTCCATGTCAACTGA
- a CDS encoding Rieske (2Fe-2S) protein, with protein sequence MNNLDDYEENETFTIHLDDVDVTIPKHCPHRHGWLTHGVINRQKKTIACPLHFSQFSLETGERLTGPSCGDLVIVVRERKGATLDK encoded by the coding sequence ATGAACAATCTCGACGACTACGAAGAAAACGAAACCTTCACGATCCACCTCGACGACGTGGACGTGACGATCCCGAAGCACTGCCCGCATCGCCACGGCTGGCTCACGCACGGCGTGATCAACCGGCAGAAGAAGACCATCGCCTGCCCGCTGCACTTCTCGCAGTTCAGCCTCGAGACGGGCGAACGGCTGACCGGGCCGTCCTGCGGAGACCTGGTCATCGTGGTGCGTGAACGCAAGGGCGCGACGCTCGACAAGTAG
- a CDS encoding inositol monophosphatase family protein, which translates to MTTINSKFPHGEAQQYIEAMLRPVHDAGKLAKRRFFTDVRVSELADFDCIVDEVNLACEKLIIKGIRCIDGSHPIHSAKSAVSGGTADWSWIVDPLDGTHNYLSAIPLFGVTLTLCHLDEPVAAILYDAYQDEMVHGIRNGPIFHNQVPLRELSTGQSLRHSTIGWMQGHAMRDDPLARQIREIVERHSKRLLATWSPVIDTIKIATGRFGGTVSFDGASTDVSAAQVIIPALGGKVVRFSRDGADRGFIIGASQHVAELSGHIQQAISG; encoded by the coding sequence ATGACAACCATAAATTCGAAATTCCCGCACGGCGAGGCGCAGCAATACATCGAGGCGATGCTGCGGCCGGTCCACGATGCCGGCAAGCTCGCCAAGCGCCGGTTCTTCACCGACGTGCGCGTGTCGGAACTGGCCGACTTCGACTGCATCGTGGACGAGGTCAACCTCGCCTGCGAGAAGCTGATCATCAAGGGGATCCGCTGCATCGACGGCTCCCATCCGATCCATTCGGCGAAGTCGGCGGTATCGGGGGGCACCGCCGACTGGAGCTGGATCGTCGATCCGCTCGATGGTACGCACAACTACCTATCGGCGATCCCGCTGTTCGGCGTCACGCTCACGCTCTGCCATCTGGACGAGCCGGTCGCCGCGATCCTCTACGACGCCTATCAGGACGAGATGGTCCACGGCATTCGCAACGGGCCGATCTTCCACAATCAGGTGCCGCTGCGCGAGCTGTCCACCGGCCAGTCCCTCAGGCACTCGACGATCGGCTGGATGCAGGGCCACGCGATGCGGGACGATCCGCTCGCGCGGCAGATCCGGGAAATCGTCGAGCGGCATTCGAAGCGGCTGCTCGCCACCTGGTCGCCCGTGATCGACACGATCAAGATCGCCACCGGCAGGTTCGGCGGCACCGTGTCGTTCGACGGCGCCAGCACCGACGTGTCGGCCGCGCAGGTCATCATCCCCGCGCTCGGCGGCAAGGTGGTGCGCTTCTCGCGCGACGGCGCCGATCGCGGCTTCATCATCGGCGCCTCGCAGCACGTGGCCGAACTGTCGGGCCACATCCAGCAGGCGATCAGCGGATAG
- a CDS encoding dihydrodipicolinate synthase family protein, with the protein MSTDSALYVPLVTPLTEQGEVCPTGVARLIANTTRHATGFIACLTSGEGWLLDETRWEAMLRATLAVAGGQRVIAGIERATTAEVVRYATKAQALGAQAVMFPTPFGTAVSQAEMVAHFTAVHDATDLKLYIYNETSLSQNTATLETLLEIARLPRVVGIKDSPPELRSQTDIDRLRNAGLAYYLGWEHWLCTGLESDGQTVSLANLEPAVCRLATRSSDPALREFIGELTVRFGLDQEDWYRHIKEELTERGILASNQIVAVEVNLS; encoded by the coding sequence ATGTCAACTGATTCCGCGCTCTACGTGCCGCTCGTCACGCCGCTCACCGAACAGGGCGAAGTCTGCCCGACCGGCGTCGCGCGGCTGATCGCGAACACCACGCGCCACGCCACCGGCTTCATCGCCTGCCTCACCTCGGGCGAGGGCTGGCTGCTCGACGAAACGCGCTGGGAAGCGATGCTGCGCGCGACGCTGGCCGTGGCCGGCGGCCAGCGCGTGATCGCCGGCATCGAGCGGGCGACCACCGCCGAAGTGGTGCGCTACGCCACCAAGGCGCAGGCGCTCGGCGCGCAGGCCGTGATGTTCCCGACGCCGTTCGGCACGGCGGTGTCGCAGGCCGAGATGGTCGCGCACTTCACCGCCGTCCACGACGCGACCGACCTGAAGCTGTACATCTACAACGAAACCTCGCTGTCGCAGAACACGGCAACGCTCGAGACCCTGCTCGAGATCGCCCGGCTGCCGCGCGTGGTCGGGATCAAGGACTCCCCGCCCGAGCTGCGCAGCCAGACCGACATCGACCGCCTGCGCAACGCAGGGCTGGCCTACTACCTGGGCTGGGAGCACTGGCTCTGCACCGGCCTGGAGTCGGACGGCCAGACCGTCTCGCTCGCCAACCTCGAACCGGCCGTGTGCCGGCTGGCGACGCGCTCGTCGGACCCGGCGCTGCGCGAGTTCATCGGCGAGCTGACGGTGAGGTTCGGGCTGGACCAGGAAGACTGGTACCGGCACATCAAGGAGGAACTGACCGAGCGCGGCATCCTCGCGTCGAATCAAATCGTGGCTGTGGAGGTGAATCTGTCATGA
- a CDS encoding iron-containing redox enzyme family protein — MSELQRALYIANRAQTKRLIPVEERLLAFERDWTSSTISRVSPADLPADLAELQKRLAALIKQDEEDDAESVRYVAEQMSLDEFRILVQEFATDGLTEAQVFYFLMPRLSLEAQMPVLRMMVDEFGSGNLQRSHTALYIKLLDELGLPTDLNYYIDNVSPDALAFVNMFYWLSVRADDPSYFAGVITYFESIIPSFFLCYTRACERLGVSAHHYYSEHVHIDVFHAIEGHRLLRAMDKSGQLDCAKAWQGVCFGREITTQAFEASVSKARHYASEYS, encoded by the coding sequence ATGAGTGAACTGCAAAGGGCGTTGTACATCGCCAATCGCGCGCAAACCAAGCGCCTCATCCCCGTCGAGGAGCGGCTGCTCGCCTTCGAACGGGACTGGACCAGCTCGACGATCAGCCGGGTCTCGCCTGCCGACCTGCCGGCCGATCTCGCGGAACTGCAGAAGCGCCTCGCGGCGCTGATCAAGCAGGACGAGGAGGACGACGCCGAGAGCGTGCGCTACGTGGCCGAGCAGATGTCGCTCGACGAATTCCGGATCCTGGTGCAGGAATTCGCCACCGACGGCCTGACCGAGGCCCAGGTGTTCTATTTCCTGATGCCGCGGCTCTCGCTGGAGGCGCAGATGCCGGTACTGCGGATGATGGTCGACGAGTTCGGCTCGGGCAACCTGCAGCGCTCGCACACCGCGCTCTACATCAAGCTGCTCGACGAACTGGGGCTGCCGACCGACCTGAACTACTACATCGACAACGTCTCGCCGGACGCGCTCGCGTTCGTCAACATGTTCTACTGGCTGTCGGTGCGGGCCGACGATCCGTCGTACTTCGCCGGCGTCATCACCTACTTCGAGAGCATCATCCCCTCGTTCTTCCTCTGCTACACGCGTGCCTGCGAGCGGCTCGGCGTCAGCGCGCACCACTACTACAGCGAGCACGTCCACATCGACGTGTTCCATGCCATCGAAGGCCACCGCCTGCTGCGCGCGATGGACAAGTCCGGGCAGCTCGACTGCGCGAAGGCATGGCAGGGCGTGTGCTTCGGCCGGGAAATCACCACCCAGGCGTTCGAGGCGTCCGTCAGCAAGGCCCGGCACTACGCCAGCGAGTACTCGTGA